From Nicotiana tabacum cultivar K326 chromosome 15, ASM71507v2, whole genome shotgun sequence, the proteins below share one genomic window:
- the LOC107799478 gene encoding uncharacterized protein LOC107799478 isoform X1, with amino-acid sequence MSKIQVQNLVKPKNIMATRAKDTAPPGKEKRGTSPSHPIAHHLRSPNSSNTNSPVRKRADSTTSNKNVPNYLKPTMSSSNDPNIHNKPTLTRIRSFDKPPVAALQKTAKERILQSSSSFSGKTSSTSQKPLSDKLSRASHMTKEATGKQRGTSMYARPGTIKTTATGTISKKQEASGTSHNDTHKSRNDQNGHNGSTPKDPITNSSHAAEDVIPQAETGQDDTSKSRNDQEDHNESTPKESKITDSPHATEEVIPQAELSEQEDDQELLVTDTEGDVIINNSETAATDAGENNSAIEDQEEHNGNENNAEIVVENQEISKMEEPEDAHLVEETNTSNPKEPEAITNELNELHLEENTVKAVDENQQEKEEDKGRNQGKEGEAVQETSTTVASSKPQRQVVQGKKESVVSNDVIEETASKLREQRKNRVRALAGAFETVISLQEPKV; translated from the exons ATGAG CAAAATACAAGTTCAAAATCTTGTTAAGCCAAAGAATATAATGGCAACTCGGGCAAAGGACACTGCTCCACCAGGAAAGGAGAAGAGAGGGACATCTCCTTCACATCCAATTGCTCATCATCTGAGAAGTCCCAATTCATCAAATACAAACTCTCCGGTGCGGAAACGAGCAGATTCAACCACCTCAAACAAGAATGTTCCTAACTATCTCAAGCCTACAATGTCTTCATCCAATGACCCCAACATTCACAATAAGCCTACCCTAACTCGAATAAGATCGTTTGATAAGCCTCCTGTTGCTGCTTTGCAAAAAACTGCTAAAGAGAGAATTCTTCAGTCATCCTCATCGTTCTCGGGCAAGACTAGTTCAACTTCCCAAAAACCCCTTTCGGATAAATTATCTAGAGCATCTCATATGACTAAGGAAGCCACTGGTAAACAACGTGGCACCAGCATGTATGCTAGACCAGGGACCATAAAGACTACAGCCACCGGCACCATCTCCAAGAAACAGGAGGCCAGCGGAACTAGTCATAATGACACACACAAATCAAGAAATGATCAAAATGGTCATAATGGTTCAACACCAAAAGATCCAATAACTAATTCTTCACATGCAGCTGAGGATGTTATTCCTCAGGCTGAAACTGGGCAAGATGACACGTCTAAATCGAGAAATGATCAGGAAGATCATAATGAATCAACACCTAAAGAATCAAAAATAACTGATTCTCCACATGCAACTGAGGAAGTTATTCCTCAAGCTGAACTATCAGAGCAAGAAGATGATCAAGAATTGCTGGTCACTGATACTGAAGGTGACGTGATCATTAACAACAGTGAAACTGCTGCTACTGATGCAGGAGAAAACAATTCAGCCATTGAAGATCAAGAAGAGCATAACGGAAATGAAAACAACGCTGAAATAGTTGTGGAAAACCAAGAAATCAGTAAGATGGAAGAACCAGAAGACGCACACCTAGTTGAAGAAACCAACACCAGCAACCCTAAAGAACCAGAAGCAATTACCAATGAACTTAATGAACTTCATCTTGAAGAGAACACAGTAAAAGCAGTGGATGAGAaccaacaagaaaaagaagaggatAAAGGAAGAAACCAAGGAAAGGAAGGTGAAGCAGTGCAGGAGACTAGTACTACTGTGGCATCATCAAAACCTCAACGTCAAGTGGTGCAAGGGAAGAAGGAATCTGTGGTCTCCAATGATGTGATAGAAGAGACTGCAAGTAAGCTTCGAGAGCAAAGAAAGAACAGAGTAAGAGCACTGGCTGGTGCCTTTGAAACTGTCATCTCCTTGCAGGAGCCCAA GGTGTAA
- the LOC107799479 gene encoding uncharacterized protein LOC107799479, protein MGAPFCSRFTSLKVTPFIPSLAPAIQLSFTTNLRPLNGVVTSRMESTSISPSNNSSAITTVSAVAAGGDTTTTGNNSAEDNSVSDTVVQYVVLRRDLIDTWPLGSVVTQGCHAAVAAIWSHKDDAVTLQYCSPSNLDSMHKVTLEAKGEAQILNLAEKLKAGGIAHKLWIEQPENIPTCLATKPYPKSVVSPFFKKLKLCK, encoded by the exons ATGGGTGCTCCATTCTGCTCCCGTTTTACGTCTCTCAAAGTCACGCCCTTTATTCCCAGCTTAGCTCCGGCGATTCAATTAAGTTTCACAACTAATCTCCGTCCCTTAAACGGTGTCGTAACATCTAGAATGGAATCAACATCCATTTCTCCTTCCAACAACTCCAGCGCAATCACCACCGTCAGCGCCGTCGCTGCCGGCGGCGACACAACCACAACCGGTAACAATAGCGCAGAGGATAACTCCGTTTCCGACACAGTGGTTCAGTACGTTGTTCTAAGGAGAGACTTAATTGACACGTGGCCGTTAGGAAGCGTGGTTACGCAAGGCTGCCATGCCGCCGTCGCCGCCATTTGGTCCCACAAGGACGATGCCGTTACTCTTCAATATTGTAGCCCTTCCAATCTCGACTCAATGCACAAG GTAACTCTTGAAGCGAAGGGTGAAGCCCAGATATTGAACTTGGCAGAAAAGCTAAAAGCTGGGGGCATTGCTCATAAGCTGTGGATTGAACAACCAGAAAACATCCCAACTTGTCTTGCTACAAAACCTTATCCAAAATCTGTGGTATCTCCGTTTTTCAAGAAGCTAAAACTTTGTAAATGA
- the LOC107799478 gene encoding uncharacterized protein LOC107799478 isoform X2, producing MATRAKDTAPPGKEKRGTSPSHPIAHHLRSPNSSNTNSPVRKRADSTTSNKNVPNYLKPTMSSSNDPNIHNKPTLTRIRSFDKPPVAALQKTAKERILQSSSSFSGKTSSTSQKPLSDKLSRASHMTKEATGKQRGTSMYARPGTIKTTATGTISKKQEASGTSHNDTHKSRNDQNGHNGSTPKDPITNSSHAAEDVIPQAETGQDDTSKSRNDQEDHNESTPKESKITDSPHATEEVIPQAELSEQEDDQELLVTDTEGDVIINNSETAATDAGENNSAIEDQEEHNGNENNAEIVVENQEISKMEEPEDAHLVEETNTSNPKEPEAITNELNELHLEENTVKAVDENQQEKEEDKGRNQGKEGEAVQETSTTVASSKPQRQVVQGKKESVVSNDVIEETASKLREQRKNRVRALAGAFETVISLQEPKV from the exons ATGGCAACTCGGGCAAAGGACACTGCTCCACCAGGAAAGGAGAAGAGAGGGACATCTCCTTCACATCCAATTGCTCATCATCTGAGAAGTCCCAATTCATCAAATACAAACTCTCCGGTGCGGAAACGAGCAGATTCAACCACCTCAAACAAGAATGTTCCTAACTATCTCAAGCCTACAATGTCTTCATCCAATGACCCCAACATTCACAATAAGCCTACCCTAACTCGAATAAGATCGTTTGATAAGCCTCCTGTTGCTGCTTTGCAAAAAACTGCTAAAGAGAGAATTCTTCAGTCATCCTCATCGTTCTCGGGCAAGACTAGTTCAACTTCCCAAAAACCCCTTTCGGATAAATTATCTAGAGCATCTCATATGACTAAGGAAGCCACTGGTAAACAACGTGGCACCAGCATGTATGCTAGACCAGGGACCATAAAGACTACAGCCACCGGCACCATCTCCAAGAAACAGGAGGCCAGCGGAACTAGTCATAATGACACACACAAATCAAGAAATGATCAAAATGGTCATAATGGTTCAACACCAAAAGATCCAATAACTAATTCTTCACATGCAGCTGAGGATGTTATTCCTCAGGCTGAAACTGGGCAAGATGACACGTCTAAATCGAGAAATGATCAGGAAGATCATAATGAATCAACACCTAAAGAATCAAAAATAACTGATTCTCCACATGCAACTGAGGAAGTTATTCCTCAAGCTGAACTATCAGAGCAAGAAGATGATCAAGAATTGCTGGTCACTGATACTGAAGGTGACGTGATCATTAACAACAGTGAAACTGCTGCTACTGATGCAGGAGAAAACAATTCAGCCATTGAAGATCAAGAAGAGCATAACGGAAATGAAAACAACGCTGAAATAGTTGTGGAAAACCAAGAAATCAGTAAGATGGAAGAACCAGAAGACGCACACCTAGTTGAAGAAACCAACACCAGCAACCCTAAAGAACCAGAAGCAATTACCAATGAACTTAATGAACTTCATCTTGAAGAGAACACAGTAAAAGCAGTGGATGAGAaccaacaagaaaaagaagaggatAAAGGAAGAAACCAAGGAAAGGAAGGTGAAGCAGTGCAGGAGACTAGTACTACTGTGGCATCATCAAAACCTCAACGTCAAGTGGTGCAAGGGAAGAAGGAATCTGTGGTCTCCAATGATGTGATAGAAGAGACTGCAAGTAAGCTTCGAGAGCAAAGAAAGAACAGAGTAAGAGCACTGGCTGGTGCCTTTGAAACTGTCATCTCCTTGCAGGAGCCCAA GGTGTAA